A genomic stretch from Setaria viridis chromosome 1, Setaria_viridis_v4.0, whole genome shotgun sequence includes:
- the LOC117849790 gene encoding uncharacterized protein isoform X1 has protein sequence MGVGSAGPREPGALGAIARLLQRVPPPAAQVACLLRRAPPPTAQGACLLRRCTAPASSGNSWMAGGKGAHGIGRFIRHLRMKHAFGIQLSGRMWPAREMPGQDHHRGTWWDQKLNCIAIGGHDFAQDTQEGGADQFVLIPDSDEEGGAKGSSLLGDNDEYVPETEPQDVVTVSRITGPCANQGRQRLGTMLHEWRRLISDVENESGKVDVESAKVEMDNVKLEKESAKVEMDSVKLEKEELDHMASFSDIEIDDEACSCYDGVDLRGHSQVEDDALMKSLLIIFVIRVGQLLFIKYDVDIICVHAEVMYDIIQGFLGPLHVGYLNQMDGHCCHLGAPAARRVEDMFEQVKRKLPEAPKFLLCVLDDRKNCNVYGPWKKKYLAEFRIVTQ, from the exons ATGGGAGTGGGGAGCGCTGGGCCACGGGAGCCAGGAGCGCTGGGCGCCAtcgcccgcctcctccagcgGGTTCCTCCTCCAGCGGCGCAGGTCGCCTGCCTCCTCCGGcgggctcctcctccgacgGCGCAGGGCGCCTGCCTACTCCGGCGGTGCACGGCACCCGCCTCCTCCG GCAATTCTTGGATGGCAGGTGGCAAGGGGGCACATGGGATTGGCCGGTTCATTCGTCACTTGCGGATGAAGCATGCCTTTGGGATCCAATTGAGCGGTAGGATGTGGCCCGCCAGGGAGATGCCTGGCCAGGATCATCATCGTGGAACTTGGTGGGACCAGAAGCTGAACTGCATCGCCATCGGAGGACATGATTTTGCTCAAGATACACAGGAAGGGGGTGCAGATCAATTTGTTTTGATACCTGATTCAGATGAAGAAGGAGGTGCTAAGGGTTCATCTTTGCTTGGTGATAATGATGAGTATGTGCCTGAGACGGAGCCACAAGATGTTGTTACGGTGAGCAGAATTACTGGGCCGTGTGCCAACCAAGGTCGTCAACGTTTGGG TACTATGCTTCATGAGTGGCGTCGGCTAATTTCTGATGTGGAGAATGAGAGTGGCAAGGTGGACGTGGAGAGCGCCAAGGTGGAGATGGACAATGTCAAGTTGGAGAAGGAGAGTGCCAAGGTGGAGATGGACAGTGTAAAGTTGGAGAAGGAGGAGCTAGACCATATGGCCAGCTTCTCTGATATCGAAATTGATGATGAGGCATGCTCGTGCTATGATGGTGTGGACCTGCGAGGTCATTCACAGGTAGAAGATGACGCTTTAATGAAAAG TTTGCTGATCATCTTCGTCATCCGAGTCGGACAACTCCTCTTCATCAAATATGATGTTGACATCATCTGTGTACATGCCGAAGTCATGTATGACATCATCCAAG GTTTTCTTGGTCCTCTTCATGTGGGATATTTAAATCAAATGGATGGCCACTGTTGTCACCTG GGGGCACCTGCTGCAAGAAGGGTTGAGGACATGTTTGAACAAGTGAAAAGAAAGCTTCCTGAAGCACCTAAGTTTCTTTTGTGTGTTCTTGATGACAGGAAGAATTGTAATGTTTATG GGCCGTGGAAGAAGAAATACCTTGCTGAATTTAGGATCGTTACACAGTGA
- the LOC117849790 gene encoding uncharacterized protein isoform X2 encodes MGVGSAGPREPGALGAIARLLQRVPPPAAQVACLLRRAPPPTAQGACLLRRCTAPASSGNSWMAGGKGAHGIGRFIRHLRMKHAFGIQLSGRMWPAREMPGQDHHRGTWWDQKLNCIAIGGHDFAQDTQEGGADQFVLIPDSDEEGGAKGSSLLGDNDEYVPETEPQDVVTVSRITGPCANQGRQRLGTMLHEWRRLISDVENESGKVDVESAKVEMDNVKLEKESAKVEMDSVKLEKEELDHMASFSDIEIDDEACSCYDGVDLRGHSQVEDDALMKSLLIIFVIRVGQLLFIKYDVDIICVHAEVMYDIIQGFLGPLHVGYLNQMDGHCCHLGAPAARRVEDMFEQVKRKLPEAPKFLLCVLDDRKNWPWKKKYLAEFRIVTQ; translated from the exons ATGGGAGTGGGGAGCGCTGGGCCACGGGAGCCAGGAGCGCTGGGCGCCAtcgcccgcctcctccagcgGGTTCCTCCTCCAGCGGCGCAGGTCGCCTGCCTCCTCCGGcgggctcctcctccgacgGCGCAGGGCGCCTGCCTACTCCGGCGGTGCACGGCACCCGCCTCCTCCG GCAATTCTTGGATGGCAGGTGGCAAGGGGGCACATGGGATTGGCCGGTTCATTCGTCACTTGCGGATGAAGCATGCCTTTGGGATCCAATTGAGCGGTAGGATGTGGCCCGCCAGGGAGATGCCTGGCCAGGATCATCATCGTGGAACTTGGTGGGACCAGAAGCTGAACTGCATCGCCATCGGAGGACATGATTTTGCTCAAGATACACAGGAAGGGGGTGCAGATCAATTTGTTTTGATACCTGATTCAGATGAAGAAGGAGGTGCTAAGGGTTCATCTTTGCTTGGTGATAATGATGAGTATGTGCCTGAGACGGAGCCACAAGATGTTGTTACGGTGAGCAGAATTACTGGGCCGTGTGCCAACCAAGGTCGTCAACGTTTGGG TACTATGCTTCATGAGTGGCGTCGGCTAATTTCTGATGTGGAGAATGAGAGTGGCAAGGTGGACGTGGAGAGCGCCAAGGTGGAGATGGACAATGTCAAGTTGGAGAAGGAGAGTGCCAAGGTGGAGATGGACAGTGTAAAGTTGGAGAAGGAGGAGCTAGACCATATGGCCAGCTTCTCTGATATCGAAATTGATGATGAGGCATGCTCGTGCTATGATGGTGTGGACCTGCGAGGTCATTCACAGGTAGAAGATGACGCTTTAATGAAAAG TTTGCTGATCATCTTCGTCATCCGAGTCGGACAACTCCTCTTCATCAAATATGATGTTGACATCATCTGTGTACATGCCGAAGTCATGTATGACATCATCCAAG GTTTTCTTGGTCCTCTTCATGTGGGATATTTAAATCAAATGGATGGCCACTGTTGTCACCTG GGGGCACCTGCTGCAAGAAGGGTTGAGGACATGTTTGAACAAGTGAAAAGAAAGCTTCCTGAAGCACCTAAGTTTCTTTTGTGTGTTCTTGATGACAGGAAGAATT GGCCGTGGAAGAAGAAATACCTTGCTGAATTTAGGATCGTTACACAGTGA
- the LOC117849811 gene encoding uncharacterized protein, with the protein MGQQQARPAVEDHAADALLPHQHHRDRQQGGLPGDAAAGGGSFPWLTVAGFGFLTFNSGMAVYRSQGDRGAVAFVAFSYLDLLALFYCLRRYEGAEPGSALRDRLKVAVWLLTTALTILFSYKVAAVMPVAAAVVVWLMAFATVAGGFYGFFCHEDKK; encoded by the coding sequence ATGGGACAGCagcaggcgcggccggcggtagAAGaccacgccgccgacgccctGCTGCCGCACCAGCATCATCGGGACCGGCAGCAGGGTGGGCtgcccggcgacgccgccgccggcggcggtagCTTCCCATGGCTCACCGTCGCGGGCTTCGGGTTCCTCACCTTCAACTCCGGCATGGCCGTGTACCGCTCCCAGGGCGACCGCGGGGCCGTGGCATTCGTCGCCTTCTCGTACCTCGATCTCCTGGCCCTCTTCTACTGCCTGAGGCGGTACGAGGGTGCCGAGCCCGGGTCGGCCCTCAGGGATCGCCTCAAGGTGGCCGTCTGGCTCCTGACGACGGCGCTCACGATACTTTTCTCCTACAAGGTCGCTGCCGTGATGCCCGTTGCTGCAGCGGTTGTAGTTTGGCTCATGGCGTTTGCAACAGTCGCAGGCGGATTTTACGGCTTCTTTTGTCACGAGGACAAGAAGTAA
- the LOC117849944 gene encoding uncharacterized protein — MDTEALLEHAAPAPRERERGGHGPSMLTIIGFAFLTFNSGVAVYLSSIDLGAAWFAGFCFLDLGLLFYCLRLYERAPPGSPRREHLKMAAWLLTTMLTFALFPLMEFWLLTMGKTTANSVTDPQNHASSGRMLYHPYSPPIP, encoded by the coding sequence ATGGACACCGAAGCCCTTCTTGAgcacgccgcgcccgcgccacgGGAGCGGGAGCGCGGCGGGCATGGTCCCTCAATGCTGACCATCATCGGGTTCGCGTTCCTGACCTTCAACTCAGGCGTCGCCGTGTACCTGTCGAGCATAGACCTCGGCGCCGCCTGGTTCGCGGGCTTCTGCTTCCTCGACCTCGGCCTGCTCTTCTACTGCCTGCGCCTGTACGAGAGGGCTCCGCCGGGCTCGCCGCGCCGGGAGCACCTCAAGATGGCGGCGTGGCTCCTCACCACGATGCTCACCTTCGCTCTATTCCCATTAATGGAGTTTTGGCTCTTGACCATGGGGAAAACAACTGCGAATTCGGTGACGGATCCTCAGAATCACGCCTCGTCCGGCCGAATGCTGTACCATCCGTATTCGCCACCAATTCCATGA
- the LOC117849860 gene encoding uncharacterized protein — MPPVTSAVPSAAPSRHEAPVAREPLLEQEHGVGDSDAQAGDAAGPGGSSGSGSFPWLPAAGFAYLTFSSGMALHRSWPDPGAAAFVVFAYVDLVLLFFCLRRYERAEPGSKLRDWLKVAVWLLTAALTLLFSYKVASVMPAAAAALVWVMGVATVTGGFVAFFCLKKT; from the coding sequence ATGCCTCCGGTGACATCGGCGGTGCCCAGTGCCGCGCCGTCGCGCCATGAGGCGCCCGTCGCGCGAGAGCCCCTGCTGGAGCAGGAGCACGGCGTAGGTGACAGCGATGCCCAGGCCGGGGACGCGGCTGGCCCTGGCGGGAGCAGTGGGAGCGGGAGCTTCCCGTGGCTGCCGGCTGCCGGCTTCGCGTACCTCACATTCAGCTCCGGGATGGCCCTGCACCGCTCGTGGCCCGACCCTGGCGCCGCGGCGTTCGTCGTCTTCGCGTACGTTGACCTCGTCCTGCTCTTCTTCTGCCTCCGGCGGTACGAGCGCGCGGAGCCTGGCTCCAAACTCAGGGACTGGTTGAAGGTGGCCGTGTGGCTGCTCACCGCTGCGCTGACGCTCCTGTTCTCCTACAAGGTCGCCTCTGTCATGCCCGCTGCGGCAGCCGCGCTGGTTTGGGTCATGGGAGTCGCCACAGTTACTGGAGGGTTCGTGGCCTTTTTCTGCTTAAAGAAGACGTAA